TTTGGTGATTTCGTCTTGAAGCTCGAAAAAGTCGGTGAGCTCCCGGTCATAGCGCTCGGCCCAAACATGCCCACCCGACGCGCCATCGATCAGCTGAGCCGTTACGCGAATTCTGTTCCCTGCGCGCCTCACACTCCCCTCAAGGATAAAGCGTACCCCCAGATCGCGCGCCACATCCTGAACCCGCACAGTTCGGCCCTTGAACATGAGGGTCGAGTTCCGAGCAATGACCAGCAGATCGCGCAGTCGCGACAGTTGGGTGATGAGGTCCGCGACGATTCCATCGGCGAAGTAGTCCTGCTCAGGATCGCCCGACAGGTTGGCAAACGGCAGCACGGCGATCGAAGGCTTCTCAGGTGTCGAAGTGGTCGTCGCCGTAACCGTCACCGCCGGCGTGTTTGTGACCCGATAGATGCGGACCGGTTCGGCGATGTTCTTGAGAACCCGAGCACCAAGATCGTCAAAGGAAAGCGCGAGCTTATTTCGAACTTGCCGGTAAGCGTCTTCTGAAATCCAAACGCCGCCGGGATCGGCAAGGGCTTCCAACCGCGCCGCAATATTCACGCCGTCCCCGTAGAGATCATCGCCGTCGACTATGACGTCGCCCAGGTTGACTCCAATGCGCAGCACGATCTGGAGACCGTCCGACTGGTCAGCATTTCCGGCGGCCATGCGTTCTTGCAGCCGTGCGGCGCACTCGACTGCGTCCACAGCGCTGGCAAACTCAATGAGAGCACCATCACCTACCAGCTTGATGATCCGGCCACCGTGATTGGCGACCGTCGGTTCGAGAACGGTTTTCCGTCGATCCTTGAGTATCGCTAGCGTGCCGGCTTCGTCCTGCTGCATCATGCGGCTATAGCCGACCACATCGGCGGCCAGGATGGCGGCAAGGCGACGTTGAGCGCGTTGTTCAGCCATACTGTGCGATGGCTCCCAAGGCAGGAACTATCCGTAATTGTATTGCGACGCCGCGGACATGTCCATCTGGCCGGATTTGTCGAATAGGCCAAGAGGGCGGGTTGCCCACCGCCCTGACCACAAAGGTAAGATTTTTCGACGCTGCTGCTAGACCTGGCAGTCGGCGTGCCGCCCAAGGCCTTTTTTGTGGAACGACTGCGCGCGGGAAATGGGGCGGCCAGCCTCTATGGCGGGAAGGGGGCGCTGAGCCGCTGTTGAAGCGGCGGCGCGTCGATGTCCGCAATGGGGTTTGTGCGCAGAACGGGAGCTTACCGCTGGGCGATCCCCGAAACCGGACAGTCAGGAAGCGGCCCAAAGAAGTCATTGCTGCACCGATCCTACGATTCATTGACAGCTGTCCACATGGGCAGGGTCTACCGGACGCCCTGCAACAAGCCCTAGCGCCGTCCAATAAGGTTCCTATTGACTTTTGGACGGCTCTGACTCAAAAGCTTAGAGGCTATTGGGCATTGGAGGGTTGGATGCAGGTCGGCTACGCACGAACTTCAACAGAAGAGCAGGTCGCGGGACTCCAGGCCCAGATACGTGATCTCAAAGCCGCCGGTTGCGAGGAAGTCTTTTCGGAGCAAGTCTCAGCCTTGGGGGATCGGCAGGAGCTCGATCGAACGCTCAAGTTCCTGCGCAAGGGCGACACGCTGGTGGTCACCAAAATCGATCGGTTGGCGCGGAATACACGAACGCTTGGTGACATTGTCGATGGCCTGCATGGACGTGGAGTAGGTCTGAAGGTCTTACAGTTCGGCAAGGAGGTGCTGGACACGACGGGTGCGTACGGTCGGCTGATGCTGAACATGTTCGCCGCTTTCGCCGAGTTCGAGCGGGGTCTGATGAAAGAGCGACAGAAGGAAGGCATCGCGAAGGCGAAGGCAGACAAGAAATACAAAGGGCGGAAGCCGACGGCGCGAGCAAAGGCCGGTGAAGCAGTCGTGCTGTACCAGCAACAGAAGTCCGTGTCAGAAATCGCCGCATCTCTCGGCATCGGTCGGGGGTCAGTCTACCGAGCGCTTACGGCTGCTGGCCTCAGGTAGCTCACTGTTGGCCAGTGTGTCGCGGAACTTCCGGGGCCTACTCCTAATCCGTCTGCGGATCGACGGCCTCGATCTGGTGCAAGACCTCGTATGGATCAAACCCTACTACCTTCGCCAGATCGAGAAACTCGATGAGATCCACACGACGATCGGCGTTTTCTATGTTGGCAATGAAAGGTTGATGTCGATCGAGAGCTTTGGCGACAGCAGCCTGTGTCAAACCCGCCAGCTTTCGCTTCTCAGTCAGCAGCTCAGCAAGTCGCCGATGACGGTAGGAATGCAGGGTTTTGGCCATCCGCTCGTCGAGCAAGTTTCGCTTCGACCTTGCGGTAATCCGAATTTCATATTATCCAAAAAGTGGATTTTCTTCCTTTGCTTGAATTGGATCGGGACGGCACCCATCCGGGCAAAGGCTTTAGCACTGCACCTACGCAACCCGCTTGGGCTTATGGCGGAGTTGTTCGGCTTTGAGTTGATACGCGGCTTGGGCCCAGTTGGCGCGCCAGCCGGATGCATCGCTTCACCAGGAGTACCCGGCAAATGATCATCGATCGGTCAGCCGTAATTCTCGGAGCTGCAATCATCTTCGCGGTTGGGCTGCATCTCTACTTCTCACCCTACCAGCAGTGCGTGCGGGAGGTCTCGGCCGGTGATCGCCTCGAACATGACGTCAGCCTGTCGGGCCCTGCCGAAATCTGTTTGGCGCAGCTGGGTAGGCGATGATCGACTGACCGCTGATTTCTTCCAAGAATGATCACGAAATGGGATCGTTATGAAAGCTCTGATCATTGCTCCCGCCACCGCAATTCTCGCCGCAATCATCCCCGGGCCAGCATTGGCGGGGTGCGCCAATTACACGGACGGCTCGCTCGATGTATCAGCGCCCGAGGCAACGATCTGCTTCCGGCGAGTATGTGAAAAAACCACCGTCGAGTTTGATTGCGCCAACATTCACGGGTCTCAGAAGGGTTACGCTAACGGGTGGCGGGTGTACGTTGACGCCGATCATAAGCCCGCCGTCGTTCATGTCTTCCGGCCCGTGCTCATCCCAAAACCCGACCTGGGCAAAATTACCTGTGAGGGAGACTGCTTCACACTTCCGCAATGATCCGTGCTCGTCGTGATTGTATTTCTGGACCAGTGTCCCTGAGTTGCGGCTTCGCTCGCGCAAGTGTTCAATCGAACAATAGCGGCGATCCTAGATTTAAAGATGAGGGGCTCGGGCCTCGAACCGCGCGAAAGGTGTATGGATGCCCCGCCTGACTCCGCAGCAAAGGATTGCACTGGCTCAGACGCTTGAGGTTCGCGCTGCGACCGGGGAAGGACTGACCCCAGAGAAAAGAATAGAGCTTCGCCGCGCGGCGAAGAACCTGCTCGCGTTGAACGCTATGGAAGAGCGAAGGAACCAGTCGAAGTCCTCGGCTGATGGTCTCGCAAGCATATTCGATCAAGCTGCAGAGCAACGCTGGTCGGAGGACCTGCGCGAGGAGCTCGGCTATCGTCATATGATTCACTTGGCTGACGTGTTCGAGGGTTGGGCTTTCGACAGCCGCATGACGCCTGAATGGACAGCCAAGCTTTCGGGATGGGCAGGGTCAATGCGCACCTTGGCGGAGGAAGTCGGGGCGACATGGGATCCGCCAAGGCCAGCGGGTAAAATCTCCCTTGTCGGATTTATTGGTCGTAGCCTGATGGACGAGTAGAGTAACCGGTTCAAATGTATGCCTTCGGCCTGCTTGGTAGCGGCAGAGGTTCCGTGGCTGCTTTGCGCCTCAACTCCGGCCGCACGAGATCAGTTTGCGACTTCCCGAAAGCAGACCTTCGTCCCTAATGCCCTTTACCAATTCGGATCGCGACGCTGAAGATCAGATGGGTCCGCGAGAGGTGGCCGGCGCGCAATAGCAATGGTCTCATAAGGCATCACGTACGCCATCTCGAAGGCTCCGCCCAGAACCTTGGTCATTGCAAGCAGTGCGGTGCCGAAACCGAGTTTGGGAAGCAGTCTTGAATGGGTGACTCGGTGGGTGGCGATATCGACCATGGCGTCCTCCTGTAGCCACGAGCTTCGCCTAGGTTTACGCACAGGTCCTTGGCGCGAACCTGAAAAATCCTGAACAACACTGAAGTTCGCTTTCGCCGTCGCTTCAGCTAAGCTGCTGTCCTCGGACGGGGCACCTCTCGAATGGATATCCACTTCGGACATTACCGGCTGAAACGCGCGAAACGGCAATTGCTCGGCCCGGACGGACCGGTAGAGCTTCCAGCGCGTTGCTTCGATATCCTCGGCACTTTGCTGAACAAGGCTGAATCTGTGGTCGGGAAGACCGAGCTCTTCGACAGCGTCTGGCCAGACATGGTGGTAGGGGACAATACCCTGCAGGTACAAGTGTCTGCGCTGCGCAAGGCGCTTGACCCCGGCATGATAGTGACCGTTCATGGCCGGGGCTACAAATATGCCGGGCCGCGGCCTGTGGAGGTTGATACCGATGACTTCGATGGATCTGAGCTGCATGGGAGCCTGACCACCGACATTCGGCCTGCCGACCGCAAGACCACAATTGCCGTACTCTCGTTCAGCAACATGAGTGGTGATCCGGATCAGGAATATTTCAGTGACGGGATCACCGAGGATCTAATCACCGAATTGTCGCGATACCGTCCCCTTGCCGTCGTCTCGCGCCACTCCTCTGCCTGCTTCAAGGGGACAACAGTCGACATCAAGGAGATCGGGAGCAGGCTCGGAGCGCACTACGTGGTTGAGGGCAGCGTGCGCAAGATAGGCGCAAGCGTCAGGGTAACTGCCCAGCTTATCGAAACCGTGACCGCCAGGCACGTTTGGGCAGAACGATATGACAGGATGGCTCAGGATTTGTTTGCCCTGAACGACGAGTTGGTCCGAAGGCTTGTCAGCGCCATAGTTGGACAAGTGGAGCAACACACGGAAACCCGGGCGAAGACAAAACGAACTGAAAGCCTTGATGCATATGATCTCTGGTTGCGCGCGATGCATGGGTCCGATGTCTGGACACTCGATGGCAACGCTGCCTGCGAGCGGTTGCTCGAAGAGGCGATAAATAAGGATCCGATGTTCGCGCGAGCGCATGCAAGCCTGGCCTTTTGCCACATACGCACCTCTCAGATGTCACCGGGTTCTCCAAACATCCGCAAAATCGAGGAGGCAGCGCTTCGAAGCGCGGAACAGGCTGTCCGGCTCGATGCAGCGGAGGCGCGAGCACACCATGCGCTGGGATGGAGTCACCTCTATCTTGGTGAGTTCGAACGCGCCCGGTCAAGGTTCGCCATATCAGCTTCGCTCAATCCGAACGACGCAAGCCTCTGTATCGATCGTGCGCTCGCACTGGCGTTTCTCGGCGAGCAAAACGCGGCTGATGAAGCAGCCGAGATCGCTGCGATTCTGCATCCTCTCGGCGGCGATTGGTTCTCCGCCGTGCGAGCAATTGTTCACGTCAGTGCCAGACGTTACGACGCCGCTGAAGAGTACTTCGCATTGGCGCCGAGAACCTGGCCTGACATCCTGGCATTTCATGCCGCGAACCTGACCTACCTCGGCGATCGGCAACGGGCTTCGGAACTCATGCGACAGGCTCTCGAGAGATTTGGCCTGCTGTGGTGCGGATCCTCGCCAGCTGTGCAATATGAAGATTTCATCGGCTGGTTCTTCCACGTCAACATGTTCCGGCGTCGTGAAGATCGAGAGCATGTCGACGCAGGCCTGCCGAAGGCGTATCTAATTGCAGCCGCCAGGCACGATGCGCAAGGTTAGCTACAATGCAGCCGCCCGCCCACAGTCCCATGCCGGGCGATCGCCGCGCGGCGAGGCCGTAGGTCGACGCGCAAGCGCGCGGGGAATTGCCCGGCAAATGGACGATGGGTGGCCCCGATGTGCGCCGAATGGACAGGATTGCAAAACGCCGATGTCCAAGAGCAGCCAGATGCCTGATGGCCGCCAGCGCCCCGCTCCTGCCGTCTAACTATCCGGATAGAATTGACGTCCCATGACGGTCGCGCGAAGATCAGTCGAGGCTGATCCGTGTTCCCTTGGCGCCGTTGAGCAGCCGCTTGAGATGGAAGCTGGCGAGTTGGTCGTCCGGACATTTCCCGATCTGCGCGGCGAAAGCGGTAAGCGCGTTTGAATCTCCGGCCTCCAATCTGCCGAACGCTTCGAGATAGCTCGCCGTCGAAGGATCATCATACTGCTTTGACGACAAAGGCTCGAACGCGCGTAGCGCCTCGGCCCTGCCGCGCAGCATCAGATCGCCGACCGGCCGTCCCCGGAAGCCGTCGACCCTTGCAGCCGCGCTCCCGCTGACGCAGATACGCGTGCCCAACTGCTTGTTGGCGCTTTCCAGCCGCGCCGCGATATTGATGGTGTCGCCATAAGCGGTGTAGTCGAAAAAGCGGCCTCCGCCGAAATTTCCGACCAGCGCCGGACCTGCATGGACGCCGATGCGGGTCGTCCCGACCGCGACGCCCTTGTCGCGCCAGCTATCGCGGAACGATTGCGACAGCGCGTCGAGCTCGAGCGCGCAGGTAACTGCGCGCGCCGCATGGTCCTGCTGCTCGCCAGGCGCGCCGAACAAGACATGCAGCGCATCACCGACGATCTTGGCGACGGTGCCTTCATGCGCGAACACGACGTCGGTCATGCCGGCTAAATAGTCGTTGAGGAGCGCGCCTAGCGTGGCAGGGTCGATCGTTTCCACCAGCGTGGTGAAGCTGGTAATGTCGGTGAACAGCGAGGCGACCTCGCGCCACTGTCCGGCTAGCGCCAACCCGTCGGCGTCGCCGGCCAGCCGCTCGGCCAGATTGGGCGAGAAGTAGCGCGACAGCGATGCATGCGCGCGCTCCGCGACCGCTTGCCGCCGATGCGCCTCGTGCAGCACCTCGCGATGCTTCAAGGTCTTGGCGATCGTGGTCTCGAGGTCGGCAAAGTCGATCGGCTTAGTGATGAAGTCGAAGGCGCCTCGGTTCATTGCGGTGCGGATGTTGGCCATGTCACCGTAAGCGGAGACGATGACGGTCGAAAGCTGCTGCCCCTCGGCCTGCTGCAGCTTCTCCAGGAGCGACAGGCCGTCCATACGGGGCATGTTGATGTCGCACAGCACCATGTCAATGTCGCTGTTGCCGTCGATGACGGACAGGGCGTCCACACCATCGCTGGCGAAGAGAAAAATGACCGCACCGTCGCGGATCTGACGCCGGAACTTCTGGACGATCAAGACCTCGAGATCGGGCTCGTCGTCGACCACGAGGATGCGCGCCGTCACGCCACCATTCCCAGCCGCGTTTCGATCTGTTGCCTGAGAATCGCAAAGTCGATCGGCTTGGTCAGCAGCGCTTCGGCGCCGTTCTCCAACGCCTTGCGCTTGGTTTCGGCGTCGCCATAGGCGGTGATCATGATGACCG
This region of Mesorhizobium sp. C432A genomic DNA includes:
- a CDS encoding adenylate/guanylate cyclase domain-containing protein, with the protein product MAEQRAQRRLAAILAADVVGYSRMMQQDEAGTLAILKDRRKTVLEPTVANHGGRIIKLVGDGALIEFASAVDAVECAARLQERMAAGNADQSDGLQIVLRIGVNLGDVIVDGDDLYGDGVNIAARLEALADPGGVWISEDAYRQVRNKLALSFDDLGARVLKNIAEPVRIYRVTNTPAVTVTATTTSTPEKPSIAVLPFANLSGDPEQDYFADGIVADLITQLSRLRDLLVIARNSTLMFKGRTVRVQDVARDLGVRFILEGSVRRAGNRIRVTAQLIDGASGGHVWAERYDRELTDFFELQDEITKAVTVALQVNLTEGDTARIAAEGTRNLEAWEAFLQGQTAILKFTKLDNIQARFFYERAVHHDANYALAFVMLAHTHWLDARLGFIPDPAISLGLAKAALQRAEDLVGETGAVLHYKGNAALMERRHDEALEFHRRAGELAPSDAYCAAAFGMTQVYSGDFQGAIATLKTSRRLSPYAINWAIYYLGWADLWQGDLEQARSDAALYLAREPHEPFAYILSAITAAATGRLDAARGHITVLLGKHPEMTRSGVAAAQFYRDPERLQRIMAWLEDAGLPE
- a CDS encoding winged helix-turn-helix domain-containing protein translates to MDIHFGHYRLKRAKRQLLGPDGPVELPARCFDILGTLLNKAESVVGKTELFDSVWPDMVVGDNTLQVQVSALRKALDPGMIVTVHGRGYKYAGPRPVEVDTDDFDGSELHGSLTTDIRPADRKTTIAVLSFSNMSGDPDQEYFSDGITEDLITELSRYRPLAVVSRHSSACFKGTTVDIKEIGSRLGAHYVVEGSVRKIGASVRVTAQLIETVTARHVWAERYDRMAQDLFALNDELVRRLVSAIVGQVEQHTETRAKTKRTESLDAYDLWLRAMHGSDVWTLDGNAACERLLEEAINKDPMFARAHASLAFCHIRTSQMSPGSPNIRKIEEAALRSAEQAVRLDAAEARAHHALGWSHLYLGEFERARSRFAISASLNPNDASLCIDRALALAFLGEQNAADEAAEIAAILHPLGGDWFSAVRAIVHVSARRYDAAEEYFALAPRTWPDILAFHAANLTYLGDRQRASELMRQALERFGLLWCGSSPAVQYEDFIGWFFHVNMFRRREDREHVDAGLPKAYLIAAARHDAQG
- a CDS encoding recombinase family protein; the encoded protein is MQVGYARTSTEEQVAGLQAQIRDLKAAGCEEVFSEQVSALGDRQELDRTLKFLRKGDTLVVTKIDRLARNTRTLGDIVDGLHGRGVGLKVLQFGKEVLDTTGAYGRLMLNMFAAFAEFERGLMKERQKEGIAKAKADKKYKGRKPTARAKAGEAVVLYQQQKSVSEIAASLGIGRGSVYRALTAAGLR
- a CDS encoding helix-turn-helix transcriptional regulator; translation: MAKTLHSYRHRRLAELLTEKRKLAGLTQAAVAKALDRHQPFIANIENADRRVDLIEFLDLAKVVGFDPYEVLHQIEAVDPQTD
- a CDS encoding adenylate/guanylate cyclase domain-containing protein, with amino-acid sequence MTARILVVDDEPDLEVLIVQKFRRQIRDGAVIFLFASDGVDALSVIDGNSDIDMVLCDINMPRMDGLSLLEKLQQAEGQQLSTVIVSAYGDMANIRTAMNRGAFDFITKPIDFADLETTIAKTLKHREVLHEAHRRQAVAERAHASLSRYFSPNLAERLAGDADGLALAGQWREVASLFTDITSFTTLVETIDPATLGALLNDYLAGMTDVVFAHEGTVAKIVGDALHVLFGAPGEQQDHAARAVTCALELDALSQSFRDSWRDKGVAVGTTRIGVHAGPALVGNFGGGRFFDYTAYGDTINIAARLESANKQLGTRICVSGSAAARVDGFRGRPVGDLMLRGRAEALRAFEPLSSKQYDDPSTASYLEAFGRLEAGDSNALTAFAAQIGKCPDDQLASFHLKRLLNGAKGTRISLD